From a region of the Deinococcus sp. KSM4-11 genome:
- the fusA gene encoding elongation factor G: MTTKAQSYLTHFRNIGIAAHIDAGKTTTTERILYYTGRTHNIGEVHDGAATMDWMEQERERGITITAAATTAKWKHSGTGEEYTVNIIDTPGHVDFTIEVERSMRVLDGAVAVFDSSQGVEPQSETVWRQADRYGVPRIAFSNKMDKTGASFELVLSDIRERLGAIPAPIQYPMGQENDFKGIIDIVRMQAHTYTNDLGTDIEVGEIPAQYADKVAEMRAQLIEAAAEVDEDVMMKFLEGEEPTVEELIVAIRKGTIEKRIFPVLCGSALKNKGVQLLLDAVVDYLPNPLEVPAIKGKIEGTEETREFPADPEGKLAALAFKIMADPYVGRLTFVRIYSGTLQSGSYVYNATKEKRERVGRLLKMHANSREETTELKAGELGAVIGLKDAGTGNTLIGDGDELVLLESIDVPEPVIKLAIEPKTKADQEKMGVGLQKLAEEDPTFRVETDQESGQTTIAGMGELHLEILVDRLKREYKVEANVGAPQVAFRETITRAVDVEGKFVRQSGGRGQFGHVKIKAEPLEPGAGFVFENAIVGGTVPREYVGPAQKGIEEAMQSGPMLGFPVVDMKVTIYDGSYHEVDSSEMAFKIAGSMALKEAVQKGAPALLEPIMRVEVTVPDDFMGDIIGDLNSRRGQIQGMEARGNAQIVKAFVPLSEMFGYATDMRSMTQGRASYSMFFDHYSQVPNNIAQQLMKK, encoded by the coding sequence ATGACCACCAAAGCCCAGAGCTATCTGACCCACTTCCGCAATATCGGGATTGCCGCGCACATCGATGCCGGCAAGACCACCACCACCGAGCGCATCCTGTACTACACCGGCCGCACCCACAACATCGGCGAGGTGCATGACGGCGCCGCCACCATGGACTGGATGGAGCAGGAGCGCGAGCGCGGCATCACCATCACGGCCGCCGCCACCACCGCCAAGTGGAAGCACTCCGGCACCGGCGAAGAGTACACGGTCAACATCATCGACACGCCCGGCCACGTGGACTTCACCATCGAAGTCGAGCGTTCCATGCGTGTGCTCGACGGCGCGGTCGCCGTGTTCGACTCCAGCCAGGGCGTCGAGCCCCAGTCCGAGACCGTGTGGCGCCAGGCCGACCGCTACGGCGTCCCCCGCATCGCGTTCTCGAACAAGATGGACAAGACCGGCGCGAGCTTCGAACTCGTGCTCTCGGACATCCGCGAACGCCTCGGCGCGATCCCGGCTCCCATCCAGTACCCGATGGGCCAGGAGAACGACTTCAAGGGCATCATCGACATCGTCCGGATGCAGGCCCACACGTACACCAACGATCTGGGCACCGACATCGAGGTCGGCGAAATTCCCGCCCAGTACGCGGACAAGGTTGCCGAGATGCGCGCCCAGCTCATCGAGGCCGCCGCCGAGGTGGACGAGGACGTCATGATGAAGTTCCTGGAAGGCGAAGAGCCGACCGTCGAGGAACTGATCGTCGCGATCCGCAAGGGCACCATCGAGAAGCGCATCTTCCCGGTGCTGTGCGGCAGCGCCCTGAAGAACAAGGGCGTGCAGCTGCTCCTCGACGCAGTCGTGGACTACCTGCCCAACCCGCTGGAAGTCCCCGCCATCAAGGGCAAGATCGAAGGCACCGAGGAAACCCGCGAGTTCCCCGCCGATCCCGAAGGCAAGCTGGCCGCACTGGCGTTCAAGATCATGGCCGACCCCTACGTGGGCCGCCTGACCTTCGTGCGCATCTACTCCGGCACCCTGCAGTCCGGCAGCTACGTGTACAACGCGACTAAAGAGAAGCGTGAACGTGTGGGCCGCCTGCTGAAGATGCACGCCAACAGCCGCGAGGAAACCACGGAACTCAAGGCCGGGGAACTCGGGGCCGTGATCGGCCTGAAGGACGCCGGCACTGGCAACACCCTGATTGGCGACGGCGACGAACTCGTGCTGCTCGAATCCATCGACGTGCCCGAGCCCGTCATCAAGCTCGCCATCGAGCCCAAGACCAAGGCCGACCAGGAAAAGATGGGCGTGGGCCTGCAGAAGCTGGCCGAAGAAGACCCCACCTTCCGCGTCGAGACGGATCAGGAAAGCGGTCAGACGACCATCGCGGGCATGGGTGAACTCCACCTGGAAATCCTGGTGGATCGCCTGAAGCGCGAGTACAAGGTCGAAGCCAACGTGGGCGCGCCGCAGGTGGCCTTCCGCGAGACGATCACCCGCGCGGTGGACGTCGAAGGGAAGTTCGTCCGTCAGTCCGGTGGCCGTGGTCAGTTCGGTCACGTGAAGATCAAGGCCGAGCCGCTGGAACCCGGTGCGGGCTTCGTGTTCGAGAACGCCATCGTGGGCGGCACCGTGCCCCGCGAGTATGTCGGCCCGGCCCAGAAGGGCATCGAGGAAGCCATGCAGTCCGGCCCCATGCTGGGCTTCCCGGTCGTGGACATGAAAGTCACCATCTATGACGGCAGCTACCACGAAGTCGACTCCTCGGAAATGGCCTTCAAGATCGCCGGCAGCATGGCGCTCAAGGAAGCCGTCCAGAAGGGCGCCCCCGCGCTGCTCGAACCCATCATGCGCGTCGAAGTCACCGTGCCCGACGACTTCATGGGTGACATCATCGGCGACCTGAACAGCCGCCGTGGTCAGATCCAGGGCATGGAAGCCCGTGGCAACGCACAGATCGTCAAGGCCTTCGTGCCGCTGAGCGAGATGTTCGGCTACGCGACCGACATGCGCTCCATGACGCAGGGCCGCGCCAGCTACAGCATGTTCTTCGACCACTACAGCCAGGTGCCGAACAACATCGCGCAGCAGTTGATGAAGAAGTAA